In Gossypium raimondii isolate GPD5lz chromosome 12, ASM2569854v1, whole genome shotgun sequence, a single window of DNA contains:
- the LOC105764739 gene encoding protein SOB FIVE-LIKE 4 — protein MESSKIYGGIEECHSSESGWTMYIGSPIHGGDDSGDGHSEKADDEGVYGVDNHADEQADSDDSMASDASSGPSHKGHRGTTTLYFKHDEEEEEEEEDEDERNFFSGKKDRKSKEKKHKVGLMKNKQKKQVPLKTKTSFI, from the coding sequence ATGGAGTCTTCCAAAATCTATGGAGGCATCGAGGAATGCCACAGTAGTGAATCAGGGTGGACAATGTACATTGGTTCCCCCATACACGGCGGCGACGACAGCGGCGATGGACACAGTGAAAAAGCTGATGATGAAGGTGTTTATGGTGTCGATAACCATGCTGATGAACAAGCTGACAGTGATGATTCAATGGCGTCTGATGCTTCTTCAGGTCCAAGCCATAAAGGCCACCGTGGAACGACGACGTTATATTTCAAgcatgatgaagaagaagaagaagaagaagaagatgaggaTGAAAGGAATTTCTTTTCGGGCAAGAAAGATAGGAAATCAAAGGAGAAGAAGCATAAGGTTGGGTTAATGAAAAACAAACAGAAGAAACAAGTGCCGTTGAAGACCAAAACCAGCTTTATATGA
- the LOC105762236 gene encoding uncharacterized protein LOC105762236, with protein sequence MGNARNTRPKCKHSNKLHFGEFRMESGVCFRCGSFDHYLRDCPEKSEKDRPNNIATRGRLPRNPGNVSGSRDVMKDSTVRSEAQAPARDYAIRTREDASVPDVITSTLSFIDIDVIALIDPRSTHSYVCTKLVSSKTLPVESTEFMVKVSNHLDQYVLIDKVFKNCRLMMF encoded by the coding sequence ATGGGTAATGCTAGAAACACTAGACCTAAGTGCAAACACAGTAACAAGCTACATTTTGGTGAGTTTCGAATGGAGAGTGGagtttgttttagatgtggttcctttgaccactatcttagagattgcccAGAGAAATCTGAAAAAGATAGGCCGAACAACATAGCTACGAGAGGTAGACTACCTCGTAATCCTGGAAATGTGAGTGGTAGCCGTGATGTCATGAAAGACTCTACTGTAAGGTCTGAAGCACAAGCACCAGCTAGAGATTATGCTATCCGTACGCGTGAAGATGCTTCTGTGCCAGATGTTATTACCAGTACTTTATCTTTTATTGATATTGATGTAATTGCTTTAATTGATCCCAGatcaactcattcatatgtTTGCACAAAATTAGTGTCTAGTAAAACgttacctgttgagtccactgaatttatggttaaagtatcgaaccatCTAGATCAGTATGTTTTAATTGATAAGGTTTTCAAGAACTGTCGGTTAATGATGTTTTAG